Below is a genomic region from Culicoides brevitarsis isolate CSIRO-B50_1 chromosome 2, AGI_CSIRO_Cbre_v1, whole genome shotgun sequence.
attttttgctgctgctgccaaaaaagaaacaaaataccCTCGTTTGTCGTATTTAACAAAACAAagggagaaaaatattttttttttttcgtagcaaACCGGGGAGTGAAATTGAGATGATAAAATTCTGCTTGACATGTCGATGATTATTTTTGCGTTCGTGCATCGACAGACAGTCAAGATTCGGAAAATCAGGTTGTCTGAATGTTCTGTGCCGAATAAAGTGTGAAgcgtaacaaaaaataacaataattttttgattgtttttcgaatttttctccGTATGTGTGATGAAGTCCACCTGTTTCATTGAGGGTGTCaacaaatgtttatttttgggcttacattgttttgttttggttCAAACACGGGATTAACTTGTACTTGATCAGTTTACTTGCCGATGTTTGTCTATCGGTTTGCTGTTGGAAAACAAGTGTCGatgtcgatgaaaaaaaatttttttcctgttctCGTCTCGAAGAGCTGTAATTCAATCAAActcaatcaattaataaattttgtggaaCTTTGGTGGTCTGATGTCgtccaataaataaattaatccatATGTTGACAAAATAAGCGACAACAAAACATTTCCTTTTTCAATCAACGGATTATTTATTACCAATGTccgtttttaatcaatttctcgataaaaaaaaagataaataaaaatcaatcaaattaataattgaacaAGTTTCAAATGCGATCAAGAACTATCTAATAATaacttgctgctgctgcctcgTTGATGATATTCAAGATATATTATTCAACATGTCACGATGTGCGGCATgaacgaataaatttaaatatctatTCATGAAAAGGGGGAAACTACTTGattattacaaataattaaaccCCTTTTTCGACTATTGAATAATGTCTTGTGGGTGTTTCGTTTACTTTGTCTCattatatcattttattaatagatATTATTAGTATTTTAGAGCTAAACACCCCCTTGAAGTGTCGCCTTGTGACatgaaaagtgtaaaaatagCTTGAGGGCTTGTCTTGACTTTGAGCATTTGGTcgttttttcgatattttttgaactctGGATCAATTCTGAGCGaagagaggaaatttttacgaaaatttcaatttaaaaagttaaataatcaaaatttgccggacaaaaaacaaaataaaaaaataaaattaacattagaattgttttttaaaaattgaaaaaaattattaattgacgcgtttttaaagttgtttgaaaattttgacgttttagGTGAATTTTCTTAgagaatttacatttttttttatttttaaaagtttaatatttttaaaataattttagaaaaaaaacaaaatttaaaaaaaaaatattataaattttatgttaagaaATTAcaggaaattttattactcaaaaaaaaaatttttttttgatgaaataattatatttattgtaaattaaattattaaattattttgaattatttatatttcatttaaatactaaataaatttattttttataattctttcataattttattattaataaatttattttattttattttaatcaatttatttaaattaatttaattttatttaaaaattttcgttaaattacaataaaaaaaaaaataaattaattaaataaataataaaatttccgataaaaaattaaaaaatttaatataaataattccgataagaatttaatttttttttttaaattattattattcaaaaaatttttattcaagcccttaaataaattaccaaatttgttgagaatatttaaaaaaaaaaaatttttttatttttgtttattttctcataattttttcccaaaattaacaaatttttctaaattctacaaatacagaaaataaaaacgaaggtCAAGTTGCCATCATGTCAATGCCATTAAAAACAGGACTTTTGCACTAATTCCATGCTATCGTCCCGATAATCacccaaaacaaaaaaaaagtcaacaaaGAGACgacttttattgaattaactcATGAATTCATTATTATGTGCGATATAATATCAgataatagaaaatattttgtgtcaaaTACTCTAAAACACCACAAAGTCATGCTGATACAATAAATGAACCCCTCTCTGAGGCATatgaatgttaaataaaaattgtaaataaaacatCTGTTTTATCcaaacaatataaaatttattacactcAATTGTGTACGAAAGGCAAGAAGGGCCCGAATAAAAATAGAGAGACAATAATTTCTTTCTTCGCTCTACTTTTTCGGCAGCAAATCACAAAAAGGGAACATAAGTTCAAAATCATTGGAAAAACAATTTGAATTCATGagtaattttctaatttgttATGGACCTGATGGATCGTAATGATTAtgttgacgacgacgatataAATGTCCAAgcgagacaaattttttatacttttttctgtgtttaaagggtttctccctttttttccgtcattctttataaataatttaatttcaattaattttttttcttttttttcagacgaAATCAAATTCCCCATTAGTCGTTTGATGAAACCCCCATTTGACCATGTGGCATCCGAAGATGAGGATAACAACAATACGacaatttttcaccaaaattcaTCACAAAATACTCATGAAGACACAAAACCCGAAATTATTAGCTGTGATTCCCCGACAAATCTCAGTGCGCGAAGTCATCGTTCGCGATCGCGCGAAAGTGAGCGTCATGGGTCACGATCGCGATCTAGTTCGCCCGAATTGGAGGTTGATTCGCCGCCTCCGCCACGTGTTGAGTCTCCGGAATTGCATGAAATACCAAAGTCAAAGTCGAATGCGTTTTCGATGTCGGCTCTTTTGAGGAATGATGATGCGGGAAGTAAACGAAAGTCACCAAATATTGGATTTGCGCCGTTAAGGTGaggttaatttttgattttttaacattttttttgtttaaaatttggattttttagaCCTCCTTATCAGCCATACGATCAAAATCTGATACCCCGACCCTTTTTCCATCCGTTCCCGTGGCTATTGCTCAATccgcaacaacagcaacaagctcagcagcaacaacaacaacagccaGGTCAACCACCGAATGGAATGCCATCAAGgtaggttaaaattttacaagaaaaatcgattttttatcaaatttttgtttagttttcaCGTTCCAAGCCCCGAAGAACTCATCCGGTTCCGACATTTGATGACCCAGAGTGCTGGCGCACAATCCGTACAATCAGCAGCGGCAGCCCTTGGATTTCCGCACCCCCATCATCCGCATCACCATTTATTTATGCGAAATCCGGCGACAGCAGGCAGCATCGTAGCAGGTATGGGACCATTAGGCGATGTTTATTCAtgtataaaatgtgaaaaaatgttttccacGCCGCATGGATTAGAAGTGCACGCGAGACGATCACACAATGGCAAACGACCTTTTGCCTGCGAATTGTGCAACAAGACATTCGGGCATGAAATCAGCTTGAGTCAACataggtaagaaaattttccatcaaaaatgtcaaaaaatgtcatctAAATCCATTTCAGAGCCGTTCACAATGTCGAAAAAGTGTTCGAATGCAAGCAATGCGGTAAGGCATTCAAGCGATCCAGCACTCTATCAACACATTTGTTAATTCACTCAGGTAAATGTGACATgattcaacataaaaattgaattttctgccaaaatttgtgtaaaaatcgCTAAATTCAGCACATTTTTCTCCGCATCTTCCAGATACGAGACCATACCCATGCCAGTTTTGCGGCAAACGTTTCCACCAGAAGTCAGATATGAAGAAACACACCTACATCCATACCGGTAAGTGGcctttaaataacatttaagtGGATAAGTCCTTAAAACGTCGCTTTTATAAACAAGCACACGCGTTCACTATTTGAATATCTCTCGTATTACGCGCGAACAGAGGGGTGacgcttaaaaaattaagagatataaataaataaaaataaaaaaagtgaaaaccaGCAGCATTTGAATGATGGTACTTGAAGTGATTAACAAAGATAAACCTTTTTTATGGatgttcatttattattttttactctcACTCGGGTCGGGTTTTGTTTACCTTGGAAATATGTTCAATTTATCGATGGGAAAATCTcgttttgtaactttttttttatcaaacaacGAGACGGGTCATCTAAAAAGTGAGgtgttttgattattttatcaaaagtttCATCCCTTTTGTGCCGATGCGTTGATATTCGATACATTAATTAGGTTGGAAATGCATATCTCTATCGTCCTTGCTAATTTAATAATAGAGTATCAAAGCCCCTTTTTGTGCTCCGCATCATCATTGTGTTCGCAGAAGGGTGTgtgaatgtgaaatttttcctgtaaatagtaataataataatatttaactgCACATGCAATTCCCGAGTggctttcaatttattttccgtCTGATTATGCGAGTCGAGTTGCCAGTTAGCATgagaatgaaatgaaatgtcCTGATGAGCAGGTCCCTTTAGTTGCCCTTTGTGTGTGAATTTTTGCCGTGAATGTGATAATGATGCGACTTTTATTTCAGGaaagttgaacaaaaaatgtcttaatttaAGGAgtgatgtttaaaaaaaaaattactttttttctcatgactCATGTTTTTTTCCCTCCCTCtaaaggaaaaaagttgaaaaagatGTTTATGGAGCCAATTAATGCGCGAAAATGACTTGTTGTTTGTAAGAAAAGTTTAAAGATGGAAACCGCGTAATAGCTCTTTAGTGGCATGTCGAGTGGttttaacgactttttaaGGAACTTTATCTCTGtggttgattttaaatttgagttaagttgaattttttaaatttttttaataaaatgttgaaaaaacatcaataaattttcattaaaatatttgagatttgtaaattgaacatttatttaatttttctttactaaaaaattttaaaaaattttaataaaacttatttaatattaaaaataattaaaaatgatgaaaaaataaaataaattaaattaatttaaaaaaaaaattaaataattaaaaaaaataataaattaaattctaaattagatgttttacaaaaaaatattttaattttacatttctttattttttttttttttttttttgaatagaaaaggtaaaattttttagaattcgataaaatttaatttttttaaatttttcagaaattttgagattttagattttaaattattttttttttacaaattttaattgattatgagcaaaattatttaaagattttttttttcaattccaaaaaatttttatttttaaattaaaaatttcaattttctatttttgatattttttttagaaatttataaaaattttttgaaagcaagataattattaaattataatttgtttcttttaataaagttttggaAGTCTATTCTATAGAAAGGaccaaattacaaaaaaaaaaattttttgttttaaaatgcgataaaaatcgTTGAATTTTCAACTTCAACTCTCACAGCAGCAATCAGTTAACAACAGAcagaaaaaatcacaaatcgAGTCACgttacaaaaatcaataaactttatttttgctcCTCTTTTCGCCAAACGTGGTACGTGGCGGTCGGTCTTCTACGTGaaaactcacacacacaccgaGCGAAAGAAGACGGAATAAAATAAACCGCCACTTTATGCACAGATCTCTGCTTTTTATTTGCTAACCTTAATAGTATTTATATGAAACTGggctataaatataaaatcacTGACGGTGTGTGGAATATTCAGCTGGCAAAAGCGAAAGACGCggcaacagcaacaaaaatgGTCGGCATATAATCGGCAATGCGCACACTGGcaagtaataatattaaatgaaaaggaaaaatcttttccatatttttcttgtcttgtctGTGGAAATACAatatttcttcgttttctcaattttatgTTCGCAGTCGCCGAAGTAGAGCCACACTGACTAAATAAATGTCGACGAGCAGATCAGTGTGCAATAAAAATGctggaaattttcattaacgactgaattttttgattttcccaTCAATTTTATCAGTTCAACGTAAAAAAGTggggaattttattttattttttttgaacgaaaaggAGAAgagtatcaaaaataattaacttaatttctgCACACGCCTTGATTTTCCCTTGATACTTTCCTACTTTTGATATACGAAGGCAAGAGCAACAGCAGAAGTGGTGGTGTGTTCAATCACTTAACGTTAAAAAGTAAAGCCGTGCAAAGTGAAATCCGAATCCAGATCACAGCAATAAAACTATGatatataataacaataatgagttaatcaaataaagaaaaatgttgttatTAGAAGCGTCGAAGGCACTTTAGTAGGgtgcaaaatttcaatttttgcatcaaattgaattttttaatgcatttttttttaaattgattttttgagaatttttttttgcaaaaataattaaaatcattaggaaaaaaatttgaagaattgataaaattctaaaaacatcaaaaaaataaaaaaaaaattatgaaaatatgataaaaacccaaattttattaaaataaaacaaactcattgatttaaaaaaatatttaaaattatattttttttttaaaaaaatcgtttaaacttggtttaaaaataataaagaaaattataaaacgtatattaaaaaaaaaataaactttaaaataataaaaattaaatttttatgaataaaataattttcaaattaattgctttatatttaaaacatttttaaaattataaaaaattaaaattatttattaaaaaaaaaaaaaatttgtttgagttgtaaacatgttaaattttttatacaagaaatttttcaaaaaaaaaaaaaaaaaaaaattaaagtacattttttgttcgaaaattacgtcaaaaacctaaaataatttcaaattaacgtCCAATGTTCACCCTACTCCTTTCCACTAAAATCTTCCTAATCAAAGTCAATGCTCCGAGTTCcatataataatcatcataatattttctaatCTAATTATCCACtccttttatgtattttttttttcgtttccatTCATTTTCTCGACTGCTCTCTGCGTAGACAGAACCAGAGAGACATGAAACGCGCGACACGTGACTTCTATTTCTGGTGTTCTGTTTCTTTTGTGCagtgataaaaataacaaaatcatAACACAATCAAATGATACATCTTCATAAATGGCGTTCACTCACACAAGACAGACAatacaggaaaaaaatgaatgattaaTATTCCcaccgaaaaaattattagcttTGGAGTAGCAGCGATCACGTGTCagctttttatgtcttttttttgCGCAAAGTGCAAATATTATGTTTCCTGTTTACTGTAATGTTGAGTAAATATGGAATTGTGGCAAGGAAATAAAAGGAGTGGTGAACAAGTGCAATTTTAATGTGAAcgtttttgaaggattttcttcagagtgaattgaaaaatttaaaaaaaattgaatttttaacttttttgagatatttttaaatgtttaatttttaaaattataattttgaagtaatttttagtaaataattatattttgattaaaaaattttcaaataagatccaaaaaaatatttttttttatatttgtatttaaaaacattaaaaaaaattaatttaaaaaaatgcattaagtaattattaaaattaaatttaattatttatttaaattaaattaaatcaattaattgaattttaagaactttagctttaaaaaaaatatttaagaattttttttgg
It encodes:
- the LOC134832342 gene encoding zinc finger protein 358-like isoform X2; amino-acid sequence: MNIKLNGINNENNCVNGLTAVVNNNNNNNNNNNSSSSAFKVVTPKGKTDALASPPHHPHPNGLSPLLFHPDFVNHYRRFLNHPMAPARTVANGLSVTVLNGASPERRDNSGENKDEIKFPISRLMKPPFDHVASEDEDNNNTTIFHQNSSQNTHEDTKPEIISCDSPTNLSARSHRSRSRESERHGSRSRSSSPELEVDSPPPPRVESPELHEIPKSKSNAFSMSALLRNDDAGSKRKSPNIGFAPLRPPYQPYDQNLIPRPFFHPFPWLLLNPQQQQQAQQQQQQQPGQPPNGMPSSFHVPSPEELIRFRHLMTQSAGAQSVQSAAAALGFPHPHHPHHHLFMRNPATAGSIVAGMGPLGDVYSCIKCEKMFSTPHGLEVHARRSHNGKRPFACELCNKTFGHEISLSQHRAVHNVEKVFECKQCGKAFKRSSTLSTHLLIHSDTRPYPCQFCGKRFHQKSDMKKHTYIHTGEKPHKCSVCGKAFSQSSNLITHSRKHTGYKPFACELCHKAFQRKVDLRRHKETQHTDLRPLVN
- the LOC134832342 gene encoding zinc finger and BTB domain-containing protein 49-like isoform X1 yields the protein MNIKLNGINNENNCVNGLTAVVNNNNNNNNNNNSSSSAFKVVTPKGKTDALASPPHHPHPNGLSPLLFHPDFVNHYRRFLNHPMAPARTVANGLSVTVLNGASPERRDNSGENKDEIKFPISRLMKPPFDHVASEDEDNNNTTIFHQNSSQNTHEDTKPEIISCDSPTNLSARSHRSRSRESERHGSRSRSSSPELEVDSPPPPRVESPELHEIPKSKSNAFSMSALLRNDDAGSKRKSPNIGFAPLRPPYQPYDQNLIPRPFFHPFPWLLLNPQQQQQAQQQQQQQPGQPPNGMPSSFHVPSPEELIRFRHLMTQSAGAQSVQSAAAALGFPHPHHPHHHLFMRNPATAGSIVAGMGPLGDVYSCIKCEKMFSTPHGLEVHARRSHNGKRPFACELCNKTFGHEISLSQHRAVHNVEKVFECKQCGKAFKRSSTLSTHLLIHSAHFSPHLPDTRPYPCQFCGKRFHQKSDMKKHTYIHTGEKPHKCSVCGKAFSQSSNLITHSRKHTGYKPFACELCHKAFQRKVDLRRHKETQHTDLRPLVN
- the LOC134832342 gene encoding zinc finger and BTB domain-containing protein 49-like isoform X3, whose product is MNIKLNGINNENNCVNGLTAVVNNNNNNNNNNNSSSSAFKVVTPKGKTDALASPPHHPHPNGLSPLLFHPDFVNHYRRFLNHPMAPARTVANGLSVTVLNGASPERRDNSGENKDEIKFPISRLMKPPFDHVASEDEDNNNTTIFHQNSSQNTHEDTKPEIISCDSPTNLSARSHRSRSRESERHGSRSRSSSPELEVDSPPPPRVESPELHEIPKSKSNAFSMSALLRNDDAGSKRKSPNIGFAPLRPPYQPYDQNLIPRPFFHPFPWLLLNPQQQQQAQQQQQQQPGQPPNGMPSSFHVPSPEELIRFRHLMTQSAGAQSVQSAAAALGFPHPHHPHHHLFMRNPATAGSIVAEVHARRSHNGKRPFACELCNKTFGHEISLSQHRAVHNVEKVFECKQCGKAFKRSSTLSTHLLIHSAHFSPHLPDTRPYPCQFCGKRFHQKSDMKKHTYIHTGEKPHKCSVCGKAFSQSSNLITHSRKHTGYKPFACELCHKAFQRKVDLRRHKETQHTDLRPLVN